The genomic DNA AAAGCCGGCCTCCAATTCCCCGTCGGCCGTATCGCTCGTTTCCTCAAAAAGGGACGCTACGCCCAGCGTACCGGTACCGGCGCTCCCATTTACCTCGCCGCCGTCCTCGAATACCTCGCCGCCGAGGTGATTTCTCGATCCACATTTCCCAGATCCAAACATTTTCTGCTTATATATCTTTTTTAACTTTTGCTAATATATTCGTGGTGGCGGATTGAAATCAGGTGCTGGAATTGGCGGGAAACGCGGCGCGTGACAACAAGAAGACTCGAATTAACCCGAGGCACTTGCTTTTGGCGGTGAGAAACGACGAGGAGCTGGGGAAGCTCCTCGCCGGCGTGACCATCGCAAGCGGCGGCGTGCTCCCCAACATCAATCCAGTCTTGCTTCCGAAGAAGACCGCTGGCTCCCAAGAAGGCGAGAAGGCGCCCAAGTCTCCCAAGGCAGCAAAGTCCCCAAAGAAGGCGTAAAACGCATGTCGTTTTTTAGGACTAATTAATCTCAGCAGGGATCTGTAAGGCTCAGTGGTATTTTGGTCTTTTTGCTAAGGCGATGGTAACCGGATGTATTGTATGTAGTGCAAAAATGCAGTAGGGGGTATATCTGAAAATTTCAATGGAAAAGCTTTTGGTTTTGTGTATTAAAATTCCGTCTTGCAATGTGAAATGTCACATGTACCCTTTAAAAATTGATTAATGATAAAGGAGTTGTTAATCCTGATTTATCTTCAACTAATCGTGTACCAATTTCCTATTTACCAAAAAACCCTTGTATTACCATCCGGAAGGCCTAACCCTTGCAATTTTTGGGTACCACGTTGTTGGGCTTGAAGCTTAGTTACCTATTGGGATATGGCCCAAAGCCCATTAAAACTTCACGGTGGGTTGAAGAGGCCATTAAACTGTTAGTACTTAGGCACCGTCGCGAAAAGTAAAAGGGCGGGTTTAGCGTGGGTTTTTGATGTGCTTTGCGTTCCTAAATTTCCAGACGCATTGAAGAagcattctttttctctttactCATGAACCATTTTCTGGTATTCTCgcagtttaatttaaattaatttttttaattttgttactTCGCTGGAAACTTATGAATTTCCTGTCTGAT from Pyrus communis chromosome 17, drPyrComm1.1, whole genome shotgun sequence includes the following:
- the LOC137722515 gene encoding histone H2A.1, with product MEATKATKGAGGRRGGERKKSVSKSVKAGLQFPVGRIARFLKKGRYAQRTGTGAPIYLAAVLEYLAAEVLELAGNAARDNKKTRINPRHLLLAVRNDEELGKLLAGVTIASGGVLPNINPVLLPKKTAGSQEGEKAPKSPKAAKSPKKA